The following proteins are encoded in a genomic region of Amycolatopsis sulphurea:
- a CDS encoding 3-oxoacyl-ACP reductase, with protein MVQRFENRVVVITGGASGIGLATARRLASEGAKVVIADLAAEPGKAAADEVGGRFVATDVTDAEQVDALFQATVDEFGSVDVAFNNAGISPPEDDSILTTGIDAWEKVQRVNLTSVYLCCKAALPHMQRQGKGSIVNTASFVAVMGAATSQISYTASKGGVLAMTRELGVQFARENIRVNALCPGPVNTPLLKELFAKDPERAARRLVHVPLGRFAEPEEIAAAVAFLASDDASFITASQFLVDGGISGAYVTPL; from the coding sequence ATGGTGCAGCGTTTCGAGAACCGCGTCGTGGTGATCACCGGCGGGGCGAGCGGAATCGGCCTGGCCACCGCCCGGCGGCTGGCGAGTGAAGGGGCGAAGGTGGTGATCGCCGACCTCGCCGCGGAGCCGGGCAAGGCCGCGGCCGACGAGGTGGGCGGCCGGTTCGTGGCCACCGACGTGACCGACGCCGAACAGGTCGACGCGCTGTTCCAGGCCACCGTGGACGAGTTCGGCTCGGTCGACGTGGCGTTCAACAACGCGGGCATCTCGCCGCCCGAGGACGACTCCATCCTCACCACCGGCATCGACGCGTGGGAGAAGGTGCAGCGCGTCAATCTCACCTCGGTGTACCTGTGCTGTAAGGCGGCGCTGCCGCACATGCAGCGTCAGGGCAAGGGCTCGATCGTGAACACCGCTTCGTTCGTCGCGGTGATGGGTGCGGCGACGTCGCAGATCTCCTACACCGCGTCGAAGGGCGGTGTGCTCGCGATGACGCGTGAGCTGGGGGTGCAGTTCGCGCGGGAGAACATTCGGGTCAACGCGCTGTGTCCGGGGCCGGTGAACACGCCGCTGCTCAAGGAGCTCTTCGCGAAGGACCCGGAACGCGCGGCGCGGCGGCTGGTGCACGTGCCGCTCGGGCGGTTCGCGGAGCCTGAGGAGATCGCGGCCGCGGTGGCGTTCCTGGCCAGTGACGACGCGAGCTTCATCACTGCTTCGCAGTTCCTCGTGGACGGAGGCATCAGCGGGGCGTACGTCACCCCGCTGTGA